One genomic segment of Capricornis sumatraensis isolate serow.1 chromosome X, serow.2, whole genome shotgun sequence includes these proteins:
- the LOC138071669 gene encoding RNA polymerase II elongation factor ELL2-like, producing the protein MGSSQEELPRIRGQGGGREELPKSEVTNGGGSEIHLVQGKEQRLCFAGAAVKRYLTPKDNGCSVGEEAVDLNVMQKDLIRIYDYMKASGGREVGEVVLQEGEVAVDEAACIESRQAHGFVLHRQLPRPAIQAIDSCGNHGNTVMPQSYLQFQGLPELMKIPPDNSPTDGYRFHFQLSDVNKDNNQDHMQKDVSSCLHLMQENEMECTAVYSELLMQVRKSQADKESYNKWKYIRPCIAKRMPVRKAPQGIPDPVPERKRTAPVNLAYTVRKSRVPNSVHTRPYRERVIHLLALKDYKKHELLVRLQRDGMTAEDKDSLGKLLQEVAHLNTRDHSYSLKNCVFKELQRDWPGYNELDRQALELVLARKVHPLFSMDSSADEIFCPSQEQLYNSADIDYAKKKKVRISHLTTKQQPASSDCLNNTSEISAMGHPPYSESTTSLSSPSLPNIHLPTSNYLQPVYSKCSYSSITEGRETQDPHVDRFSQSSRIFECQQGKHSLQTLTSISVTMKYPKHMEKQHSLTGEKFKYKFTEYKTKSKEYSIKILEKQQTESERQDEGAKPNSSEEVAKVCTPTGKSCSTSELPDYLTSYVTIISSEQRERYEQEFRVDYEEYKALHEKLLPFSKIFVFLTSQKETFPPDSREYEDINKKISLEYQKMKQMNHNYFEEKLRCQYLYKKLAHIKELIDNYDQQ; encoded by the exons GACAATGGCTGTAGTGTGGGAGAGGAAGCAGTGGATTTGAATGTTATGCAGAAAGACTTGATAAGAAT ATATGACTATATGAAAGCTTCCGGAGGCAGAGAAGTGGGGGAAGTGGTACTTCAGGAAGGAGAAGTGGCAGTGGATGAGGCAGCCTGTATAGAGTCAAGGCAAGCCCATGGCTTTGTGCTACACAGGCAGCTTCCCAGGCCAGCCATTCAGGCAATTGATTCCTGTGGCAACCATGGAAACACAGTAATGCCTCAGTCTTATCTTCAGTTCCAAGGACTCCCAGAGCTTATGAAAATTCCCCCAGACAATTCACCTACTGATGGATATAGGTTTCACTTTCAGTTGTCAGATGTGAATAAAGACAACAATCAAGACCATATGCAAAAAGATGTCTCCAGTTGCTTGCATCTGATGCAAGAAAACGAGATGGAGTGTACAGCAGTCTACTCTGAGCTGTTGATGCAAGTGAGAAAGAGCCAGGCAGACAAGGAATCCTACAACAAATGGAAATACATAAGACCATGTATAGCAAAAAGAATGCCAGTTCGGAAAGCACCTCAAGGCATTCCAGATCCAGTGCctgagagaaaaagaacagcTCCTGTTAACCTGGCTTACACAGTCCGTAAATCACGTGTGCCCAATAGTGTTCACACGCGACCCTATCGGGAGAGGGTGATTCACTTATTAGCACTGAAGGACTACAAGAAACATGAACTTCTTGTTCGACTTCAGAGAGACGGCATGACTGCAGAGGACAAGGATTCCCTTGGAAAACTTTTGCAGGAAGTAGCTCATCTGAATACTCGGGATCATTCATATTCTTTAAAGAATTGTGTTTTTAAAGAGCTCCAAAGAGACTGGCCTGGGTACAATGAGCTGGACAGGCAGGCATTGGAGTTAGTGCTTGCCAGAAAAGTACATCCACTTTTTTCTATGGATTCTAGTGCAGATGAAATATTTTGTCCTTCTCAGGAACAGCTTTACAATTCAGCTGACATTGattatgcaaagaaaaaaaaagttagaatttCTCACCTGACAACTAAACAACAGCCAGCATCAAGTGATTGTTTGAATAACACCAGTGAAATATCTGCCATGGGTCACCCACCATACTCTGAATCTACCACCAGTCTTAGCTCTCCATCATTGCCCAACATCCACCTTCCGACTTCAAATTATCTTCAGCCTGTCTATTCTAAGTGTAGTTATTCTAGCATTACAGAAGGACGTGAGACTCAAGACCCACATGTTGACAGGTTTAGTCAAAGCAGTAGAATTTTTGAGTGCCAGCAGGGTAAACATTCTCTGCAAACATTAACCTCTATTTCAGTTACAATGAAGTATCCAAAGCATATGGAGAAACAGCATTCACTGACTGGTGAGAAATTCAAATACAAATTTacagaatataaaacaaaaagcaaagagtaCAGTATTAAGATTTTGGAGAAACAGcagacagaaagtgaaagacaagatgAAGGTGCAAAACCAAATTCAAGTGAAGAAGTTGCAAAGGTTTGCACTCCCACTGGGAAGAGCTGTTCAACATCTGAGCTTCCAGATTATCTGACTAGCTATGTCACTATAATTTCCTCTGAGCAACGTGAGCGTTATGAGCAGGAATTTAGAGTAGATTATGAGGAATATAAGGCCTTGCATGAAAAGTTGCTgcctttttctaaaatatttgtttttctaacttcACAAAAGGAGACGTTTCCTCCAGATTCAAGAGAATATgaagatattaataaaaaaatctcACTAGAATATCAGAAGATGAAACAGATGAATCacaattattttgaagaaaaactcAGATGCCAATATCTCTACAAAAAGCTGGCTCACATTAAAGAGCTGATAGATAATTATGACCAGCAGTGA